From Pseudomonas sp. B21-028, one genomic window encodes:
- a CDS encoding molecular chaperone, with protein sequence MNETSPLPLLRVSTPTQSRLSFCEATPRDLKRWIANLPKANIGETARLLYQAIGELNLLLTPSENRLQLLELLRPEVYYVCKHLERHFLQQAIVLDDRSRKIVNLCQALQSHLAMGYKQIVARIAPKFTKDRARLLSTALQRATHALNGPLLRATELYSPVPEGLWLDLHQLYRIACQHRLQHQSVSDELVSQVQQLSTEQTYVVALLLGASRSNQLRQGQIARLAEVLEAWSQRIKLDPTGTTSLFAVAPELDVGPRYRSKFRAEQQPGLLGVDLEPLVRAITIHLERPAEHTLPVPGGMNTDTLQHLQAAWGEAVERSFQRTEGNGTLTICVGMSALHYYLGGERSFSEILKTPVTRKARFEASPSKTSDTWKQAFDAAPAGDSDMLPYEEIEYPVNPADEEGSGSDNQHHFPTYELPIVNHSPGGYCLGWPKEVPEQLQAGEMIGIRDTNDQAWSVAVVRWIRQVRGGAMQMGIELVAPYAQPCGVQLVREKSEPSHYLRGLLLPEISAIELPATMIAPRLPFQEGQQVLINTNGQELRAGLDRRVTSTHSFNQFAYHQEDTGPAGGGGDQEGDFDSLWKSL encoded by the coding sequence ATGAATGAGACCAGCCCTCTCCCGTTATTGCGCGTTTCCACCCCGACGCAATCACGCCTGTCGTTCTGCGAGGCTACGCCACGGGATCTCAAGCGATGGATTGCTAACCTGCCCAAGGCCAACATCGGCGAAACGGCTCGCCTGTTGTACCAGGCCATCGGCGAACTCAACCTGCTGCTCACCCCCAGCGAGAACCGCCTGCAACTGCTCGAGTTGCTGCGGCCCGAGGTGTACTACGTCTGCAAGCACCTGGAGCGGCATTTCCTGCAACAGGCCATCGTGCTCGATGACCGCTCGCGCAAGATCGTCAACCTGTGCCAGGCCCTGCAAAGTCATCTGGCAATGGGTTACAAACAGATCGTTGCGCGCATCGCACCGAAGTTCACCAAGGACCGGGCCCGCCTGCTGAGTACCGCATTGCAAAGGGCGACGCATGCCCTCAACGGTCCGCTGCTGCGCGCCACCGAGTTGTACAGTCCGGTGCCTGAAGGGCTATGGCTCGATCTGCACCAGTTGTACCGGATCGCCTGCCAGCACCGGTTGCAACACCAAAGTGTCAGCGACGAGTTGGTCAGCCAGGTCCAGCAACTGAGCACCGAGCAAACCTACGTCGTGGCCCTGCTGCTGGGCGCATCACGCAGCAATCAGCTGCGCCAGGGGCAGATTGCACGACTGGCCGAAGTGCTGGAAGCCTGGAGCCAGCGGATCAAGCTGGACCCGACCGGCACCACCAGCCTGTTCGCCGTCGCGCCGGAGCTGGATGTCGGGCCGCGCTACCGCTCCAAGTTCAGGGCCGAGCAACAGCCGGGCCTGCTGGGTGTCGACCTCGAACCGCTGGTGCGCGCTATCACCATCCATCTGGAGCGGCCTGCCGAACACACCCTGCCGGTACCTGGCGGCATGAACACCGATACCTTGCAGCATCTGCAAGCCGCTTGGGGTGAAGCCGTCGAACGCAGCTTCCAGCGCACCGAAGGCAATGGCACGCTGACCATATGCGTAGGCATGAGCGCATTGCACTATTACCTCGGCGGCGAACGTTCCTTCAGCGAAATCCTGAAGACTCCCGTCACCCGCAAGGCCCGCTTCGAAGCTTCGCCCAGCAAGACCAGCGACACCTGGAAGCAAGCCTTCGACGCCGCCCCTGCCGGGGACAGCGATATGCTGCCCTACGAAGAAATCGAGTACCCGGTCAACCCAGCCGATGAAGAGGGTAGCGGGTCGGACAACCAGCATCACTTTCCCACCTACGAACTGCCGATCGTCAACCACAGCCCCGGGGGCTACTGCCTGGGCTGGCCGAAAGAAGTACCAGAACAATTGCAGGCCGGGGAAATGATCGGCATTCGGGACACCAACGATCAAGCCTGGAGCGTCGCGGTAGTGCGCTGGATCCGCCAGGTTCGCGGCGGCGCCATGCAGATGGGCATTGAACTGGTCGCTCCCTATGCTCAGCCTTGCGGCGTGCAATTGGTCCGGGAGAAGAGCGAACCCAGCCATTACCTGCGGGGATTGTTGTTGCCGGAAATCAGCGCCATCGAACTACCCGCAACCATGATCGCCCCGCGTCTGCCGTTCCAGGAGGGACAACAGGTCCTGATCAATACCAACGGCCAGGAATTGCGGGCCGGCCTGGACCGACGGGTGACCAGCACCCACAGCTTCAATCAGTTTGCCTATCACCAGGAGGATACCGGCCCCGCCGGGGGTGGCGGCGACCAGGAAGGAGATTTCGATTCGTTGTGGAAGTCGCTTTAA
- a CDS encoding AhpA/YtjB family protein, translating into MNRPTPVKTDNFFLLIFRALRHRRVPIALRIASHNVILVALALVIYACVMGLQFKQAMHEQADALGESLTTQTATSATELLVSNDILSLNVLLNNLTKNKLVAHAAIYSVDNRILAEAGQRPKPGLLGESGGMYQSKITFQDVTAGQLRISLDMDQFQQPMTISLQSMGILSAILLALALALSLRLGRHLSTPLLQLRVWLRDIDEHTPATQRQDEIGDLARQLHASFAPEPAPVPEPEDIDYVDDEAEPEFEVRNLRDPGFDESQPMPTSRPTPRHVVRAVEDEEDDDAFADLRDESVAGQPQVARPVVSNQPQHSAVLAVQLGAQDQLRRLPQARLKELLERYRDCLDQAASLYQGELHTLNDGSTLMLFHTEDSGDDYLTNAICCGELLRALGHQLQIEVADSGITLQLQLGLTLGDELFGLSQIDLLLTETAQDALALSQHSRNLLLVERKINDDALVRQRTRIRPIASPEGACCVERLMEPYPSMLERQLARMHERQT; encoded by the coding sequence GTGAACCGGCCCACGCCAGTCAAAACCGATAACTTCTTCCTGCTGATCTTCCGTGCACTGCGCCATCGTCGCGTGCCGATTGCATTGCGCATTGCCAGCCATAACGTGATCCTGGTCGCCCTGGCCCTGGTCATCTATGCCTGCGTGATGGGCCTGCAGTTCAAGCAGGCGATGCACGAGCAAGCCGATGCCCTGGGTGAGAGCCTGACCACCCAGACCGCCACGTCCGCCACCGAGCTGCTGGTGTCCAACGACATCCTCAGCCTCAACGTGCTGCTCAACAACCTGACCAAGAACAAGCTGGTGGCCCACGCCGCCATCTACAGCGTGGACAACCGCATCCTCGCCGAGGCCGGCCAGCGTCCCAAGCCAGGCCTGCTGGGCGAGTCCGGCGGCATGTACCAGAGCAAGATCACCTTCCAGGACGTGACCGCCGGACAACTGCGCATCAGCCTGGACATGGACCAGTTCCAGCAACCGATGACCATCAGCCTGCAAAGCATGGGCATCCTCAGCGCGATACTACTGGCACTGGCGCTGGCCTTGAGCCTGCGCCTGGGACGGCATCTCTCCACGCCACTGCTGCAATTGCGCGTCTGGCTGCGGGACATCGACGAACACACCCCGGCCACCCAGCGCCAGGATGAAATCGGCGATCTGGCGCGGCAGCTGCACGCCAGCTTCGCACCTGAACCTGCGCCCGTGCCGGAGCCCGAGGACATCGACTACGTTGACGATGAAGCCGAACCGGAGTTCGAGGTGCGTAACCTGCGCGATCCTGGCTTCGACGAAAGCCAGCCGATGCCGACGTCCAGGCCCACGCCTCGCCATGTGGTACGGGCGGTTGAAGACGAAGAAGACGACGACGCCTTCGCCGACTTGCGGGACGAGTCGGTTGCCGGGCAACCGCAAGTCGCCAGGCCTGTCGTTTCGAACCAGCCACAGCACAGCGCCGTGTTGGCCGTGCAGCTCGGCGCCCAGGACCAACTGCGTCGCCTGCCCCAGGCCCGCCTGAAGGAACTGCTCGAACGCTACCGCGATTGCCTCGACCAGGCCGCCTCGCTCTACCAGGGTGAATTGCACACCCTGAACGACGGCAGCACCCTGATGCTGTTCCATACCGAAGACAGCGGCGACGATTACCTGACCAACGCCATTTGCTGCGGTGAACTGCTGCGAGCCCTGGGTCATCAATTACAGATCGAAGTTGCCGACAGCGGCATCACCCTGCAACTGCAACTGGGCCTGACCCTCGGCGATGAGCTGTTCGGCCTGAGCCAGATCGACCTGTTGCTGACCGAAACCGCACAGGATGCCCTGGCGCTGTCGCAACACAGCCGTAATCTGCTGCTGGTGGAGCGCAAGATCAACGACGATGCCCTGGTCCGCCAACGCACCCGCATCCGCCCTATCGCCAGCCCCGAAGGTGCGTGCTGTGTGGAGCGCTTGATGGAGCCGTACCCGTCGATGCTGGAGCGGCAGCTGGCGCGGATGCATGAGCGCCAGACCTGA
- the parC gene encoding DNA topoisomerase IV subunit A, producing MSDILADSLDGVERRSLADFTENAYLNYSMYVIMDRALPHIGDGLKPVQRRIIYAMSELGLDADSKHKKSARTVGDVLGKFHPHGDSACYEAMVLMAQPFSYRYTLVDGQGNWGAPDDPKSFAAMRYTEARLSRYSEVLLSELGQGTADWGPNFDGTLDEPLVLPARLPNILLNGTTGIAVGMATDVPPHNLREVATACVRLLDEPKATVEQLCEHIQGPDYPTEAEIITPRADLLKIYESGRGSVRMRAVYHVEDGDIIVTALPHQVSGAKVLEQIAAMMQAKPSKAPQVADLRDESDHENPCRIVIIPVNSRVDHDALMQHLFASTDLESSYRVNINIIGLDGKPQLKNLRALLVEWLEFRVKTVRRRLQFRLDKVERRLHLLDGLLIAYLNLDEVIHIIRTEEHPKASLIERFALSEIQADYILDTRLRQLARLEEMKLRAEQDELLKEQAKLLALLGSEAKLKKLVRTELLKDAETYGDDRRSPIVERAEAKALSEHDLLPNEKVTVVLSEKGWVRSAKGHDIDAAGLSYKAGDGFKALAPGRSNQFAVFIDSTGRSYSVAAHTLPSARGQGEPLTGRLTPPPGATFECVLMPDDDGLYVIASDAGYGFVVKGEDLQAKNKAGKALLSLPNNAKVIAPRPVSDRDNNWLASVTTEGRLLVFKISDLPQLGKGKGNKIIGIPGERVASREEYVTDIAVLPEGATLVLQAGKRTLSLKADDLEHYKGERGRRGNKLPRGFQRVDALLVENLN from the coding sequence ATGAGCGACATTCTTGCAGACAGCTTGGACGGCGTAGAGCGCCGATCGCTGGCTGACTTCACCGAAAATGCCTACCTCAATTACTCCATGTACGTGATCATGGACCGCGCCTTGCCGCACATCGGCGACGGCTTGAAGCCGGTTCAGCGACGGATCATCTATGCCATGAGCGAGCTGGGGCTGGACGCCGATTCCAAGCACAAGAAGTCGGCGCGGACCGTCGGTGACGTGCTCGGCAAGTTCCACCCCCACGGCGATTCGGCCTGCTACGAAGCCATGGTGTTGATGGCCCAGCCGTTCAGCTATCGCTACACCTTGGTGGATGGCCAGGGTAACTGGGGTGCGCCGGACGATCCCAAGTCGTTCGCGGCCATGCGTTACACCGAGGCGCGGTTGTCGCGTTATTCCGAAGTGCTGCTCAGCGAGCTGGGCCAGGGCACGGCGGACTGGGGGCCAAACTTCGACGGCACCCTCGATGAACCTCTGGTGTTGCCGGCACGTTTGCCGAATATCCTGCTCAATGGCACCACCGGCATTGCCGTGGGCATGGCCACTGACGTGCCGCCCCACAACCTGCGGGAAGTGGCCACGGCGTGCGTGCGTCTGTTGGACGAGCCGAAAGCCACGGTGGAGCAGCTCTGCGAGCACATCCAGGGCCCGGACTATCCGACCGAAGCGGAAATCATCACCCCGCGCGCCGACCTGTTGAAGATCTACGAGAGCGGCCGGGGTTCGGTGCGCATGCGCGCCGTGTATCACGTCGAAGACGGCGACATCATTGTCACCGCGTTGCCACACCAGGTATCCGGGGCCAAGGTCCTGGAGCAGATTGCCGCGATGATGCAGGCAAAACCGTCGAAAGCCCCTCAAGTGGCCGACTTGCGTGACGAATCGGACCACGAGAACCCGTGCCGCATCGTGATCATTCCGGTCAACAGCCGGGTCGACCACGACGCCTTGATGCAACACCTGTTCGCCAGTACCGATCTGGAGTCCAGCTACCGGGTCAACATCAACATCATCGGCCTGGACGGCAAGCCGCAGTTGAAGAACCTGCGGGCATTGTTGGTGGAATGGCTGGAGTTTCGCGTCAAAACGGTGCGTCGACGCTTGCAGTTCCGCCTGGACAAGGTCGAGCGCCGCCTGCACCTGTTGGACGGTTTGCTGATTGCCTACCTCAACCTGGACGAAGTGATTCACATCATCCGCACCGAGGAGCACCCGAAGGCGAGCCTGATCGAGCGCTTTGCCCTGAGCGAAATCCAGGCCGACTACATTCTCGATACCCGCCTGCGGCAACTGGCGCGGCTGGAAGAGATGAAGTTGCGCGCCGAGCAGGATGAATTGCTCAAGGAGCAGGCCAAGCTGCTGGCCCTGCTGGGCAGCGAGGCCAAGCTCAAGAAGCTGGTGCGCACCGAGCTGCTCAAGGACGCCGAAACCTATGGCGACGACCGTCGTTCGCCTATCGTCGAGCGCGCCGAGGCCAAGGCCCTGAGCGAACACGATCTGCTGCCGAACGAAAAAGTGACCGTCGTGCTGTCGGAAAAAGGCTGGGTGCGCTCTGCAAAGGGGCACGACATCGACGCGGCGGGGCTTTCCTACAAGGCCGGGGACGGTTTCAAGGCTCTGGCGCCTGGGCGCTCGAACCAGTTTGCAGTGTTCATCGACTCCACCGGGCGCAGTTATTCGGTGGCGGCCCATACCCTGCCATCGGCCCGCGGCCAGGGCGAACCGCTGACCGGTCGTCTGACGCCACCACCGGGTGCAACTTTTGAATGTGTGCTGATGCCTGATGATGACGGGCTATACGTTATTGCGTCGGACGCCGGCTACGGGTTCGTCGTCAAGGGTGAAGACCTGCAAGCCAAGAACAAGGCGGGCAAGGCGTTGTTGAGCCTGCCGAACAACGCCAAGGTCATTGCGCCGCGCCCGGTCTCCGACCGGGATAACAATTGGCTGGCTTCGGTGACGACCGAAGGTAGGCTGTTGGTCTTCAAAATCAGCGACTTGCCACAATTAGGTAAAGGTAAAGGTAATAAGATCATCGGGATTCCCGGCGAACGGGTCGCCAGTCGTGAGGAATATGTCACGGATATTGCAGTGTTACCGGAGGGGGCCACGCTTGTGCTGCAGGCTGGAAAGCGTACGCTCTCACTCAAAGCAGACGATCTTGAGCATTACAAAGGTGAACGTGGTCGGCGGGGCAACAAGCTTCCAAGGGGTTTTCAGCGGGTCGATGCACTGCTCGTCGAAAACCTCAATTAA
- a CDS encoding esterase-like activity of phytase family protein, translating into MRNGFTLALLLWAGAVFAGPAPELKLLSEHAVDGLRGGNLSGLALCGDEMWTVSDRDDDRIYRLDTSGDGAWPAQALIIDVPQVPDSGLPWGLRSRTWAASFLRGGELDFEGISCDSAGNRYVVSESHAAVLQVPPLGEVSWLKIAPTMIREARASGMLLHFNALFEGLAVNPAGDRLWLAAERERRGLLMIKRQQTVWDCDGHCVLLSEAGQEMQPAQFPNAKAVSRDFADLSLFDGKLFTLERNAYQICRRDPQTAEVERCWSFAAEALQDNRRYSQAYGLAEALVVDAKGAWVGLDNNDGPRADGEERPIIWRFAAPDGGWNAAP; encoded by the coding sequence ATGCGCAACGGTTTCACCCTGGCGCTGTTGCTGTGGGCGGGAGCCGTCTTCGCTGGGCCGGCACCGGAACTGAAGTTGCTGTCCGAGCACGCTGTCGACGGCCTGCGCGGCGGCAATCTGTCCGGTCTGGCCCTCTGCGGCGATGAGATGTGGACGGTGTCTGATCGCGACGATGATCGCATTTATCGCCTGGACACCTCCGGCGATGGGGCCTGGCCTGCCCAGGCGTTGATCATCGACGTGCCGCAGGTGCCGGACAGCGGTTTGCCCTGGGGGCTGCGATCGCGCACCTGGGCGGCATCGTTCCTGCGCGGTGGCGAGCTGGATTTCGAAGGCATCAGTTGCGACAGCGCCGGCAACCGTTATGTGGTCAGCGAATCCCACGCCGCCGTGTTGCAGGTGCCGCCGTTGGGCGAAGTCTCCTGGCTGAAGATTGCACCGACGATGATCCGCGAGGCCCGTGCCAGTGGCATGCTGTTGCACTTCAATGCGCTGTTCGAAGGCCTGGCGGTGAACCCGGCCGGTGACCGGTTGTGGTTGGCGGCGGAGCGGGAGCGGCGTGGCTTGCTGATGATCAAGCGTCAGCAAACGGTGTGGGATTGTGACGGTCATTGTGTGTTGCTGAGCGAAGCGGGGCAGGAAATGCAGCCGGCGCAGTTTCCCAATGCCAAGGCCGTGTCCCGGGACTTTGCCGACCTGTCCTTGTTCGACGGCAAGTTGTTCACCCTTGAGCGCAACGCCTATCAGATCTGCCGCCGCGACCCCCAGACCGCTGAAGTCGAGCGTTGCTGGTCGTTTGCCGCCGAGGCCTTGCAGGACAATCGTCGCTATTCCCAGGCCTATGGGCTGGCCGAGGCCCTGGTGGTGGACGCCAAGGGCGCCTGGGTTGGCCTGGACAACAATGACGGGCCGCGTGCCGACGGCGAGGAGCGGCCGATCATCTGGCGCTTCGCCGCACCCGATGGTGGCTGGAACGCCGCGCCATGA
- a CDS encoding membrane integrity-associated transporter subunit PqiC, giving the protein MTALRLPILWLAGLLGLAGCSVHQPVSLYQLDSGNPAQPAQSTGMAVLLGPVSIADYLQRETLLQRQPDGSLQAATDGRWAGSLSSDIDQLLLRQVAGHLDSQRVVLAPATQGFTPDVQVLLSITRLDSGEAQPAVLDAQWRLIDRRGKVRENRIVHLQEQHTGGTAAQVQAQGVLLQRLAEQLSVALKPLANQPPLVEAAPRKAAPSQAKPAEPEKSPKLPMALPIRTDMEVFRF; this is encoded by the coding sequence ATGACTGCTCTGCGCCTTCCTATTCTATGGCTCGCCGGCCTGCTTGGCCTGGCGGGTTGCAGCGTCCATCAGCCGGTGTCGCTGTATCAACTTGACAGTGGCAACCCGGCCCAGCCTGCGCAAAGCACCGGCATGGCTGTATTGCTGGGTCCGGTGTCGATTGCTGACTATCTGCAACGCGAAACCCTGTTGCAACGCCAACCCGATGGTAGCCTGCAGGCTGCCACTGACGGCCGTTGGGCCGGCAGCCTCTCCTCGGACATCGACCAGTTGTTGCTGCGTCAGGTGGCCGGTCACCTGGACAGCCAGCGTGTGGTATTGGCGCCGGCCACCCAGGGGTTTACCCCGGATGTCCAGGTGCTGCTGTCGATCACCCGCCTGGATTCGGGCGAAGCGCAACCGGCGGTGCTCGATGCCCAATGGCGGTTGATCGACCGTCGCGGCAAGGTTCGTGAGAACCGCATCGTTCATCTGCAAGAACAACATACCGGTGGTACCGCTGCGCAGGTCCAGGCCCAGGGCGTTCTCCTGCAACGTCTGGCCGAGCAGTTGTCCGTGGCGCTCAAGCCATTGGCCAACCAGCCTCCACTGGTCGAGGCTGCACCGCGCAAGGCGGCTCCTTCCCAGGCCAAGCCCGCTGAACCGGAGAAGTCGCCAAAGCTCCCGATGGCCTTGCCGATTCGTACCGACATGGAAGTGTTCAGGTTCTGA
- the serB gene encoding phosphoserine phosphatase SerB — protein sequence MREIVLINITGSDRPGLTAAITGVLAQGGVNILDIGQAVIHDTLSFGILVEIPDAEQSKSVLKDILFTAYKLDQQVRFTPVSEADYQHWVAGQGKKRHIVTLLTRKVTAEQLQRVSSITAQYGLNIDHIDRLSGRMPLDTPADQGKGCIEFSVRGEPNDSQALRAEFLSVAQELNVDIAFQEDSLFRRNRRLAVFDMDSTLIEAEVIDELAKAAGVGDKVSAITERAMAGELDFRASFKERLALLQGLDVSVLDAIGASLRLTEGAETLFAELKRLGYKTAILSGGFTYFAKQLQVKLGIDYVFANELEVVDGKVTGVAVEPIVDAQRKADLLRELAEKEGLRLEQTIAVGDGANDLPMLAIAGLGVAFRAKPLVKQSARQAISTLGLDGVLYLLGFRDRDGQL from the coding sequence TTGCGCGAAATCGTCCTGATAAACATCACTGGCAGCGACCGTCCGGGTCTGACTGCGGCCATTACCGGCGTTCTGGCCCAGGGTGGTGTGAACATTCTAGACATCGGTCAGGCGGTGATTCACGACACCCTGTCCTTTGGCATCCTGGTTGAAATTCCGGATGCCGAACAGAGCAAGTCGGTGCTAAAGGACATCCTGTTCACCGCTTACAAGCTCGATCAACAGGTCCGTTTCACGCCGGTGTCCGAAGCGGACTACCAGCACTGGGTGGCTGGCCAGGGCAAGAAGCGCCATATCGTGACCCTGTTGACCCGCAAGGTCACCGCGGAGCAGTTGCAGCGCGTCAGTTCGATCACCGCCCAATACGGCCTGAACATCGATCACATCGACCGCTTGTCCGGGCGCATGCCGCTGGACACGCCAGCGGACCAGGGCAAGGGCTGCATTGAATTTTCCGTGCGTGGCGAGCCGAACGATTCCCAGGCGTTGCGTGCCGAATTCCTGAGCGTGGCCCAGGAGCTGAACGTCGACATCGCGTTTCAGGAAGACTCGCTATTCCGTCGTAACCGTCGCCTGGCGGTGTTCGACATGGATTCGACCTTGATCGAAGCGGAAGTCATCGACGAACTGGCCAAGGCCGCGGGCGTGGGCGACAAGGTGTCGGCCATCACCGAGCGGGCCATGGCCGGCGAACTGGACTTCCGCGCCAGCTTCAAGGAGCGCCTGGCGCTGCTGCAAGGTCTGGACGTCAGTGTGCTGGACGCCATCGGCGCCTCCCTGCGCTTGACCGAGGGGGCCGAGACCTTGTTCGCCGAACTCAAGCGCCTGGGCTACAAGACGGCGATCCTGTCCGGTGGCTTCACCTACTTCGCCAAGCAGTTGCAGGTCAAGCTCGGCATCGACTACGTGTTCGCCAACGAACTGGAAGTGGTGGACGGCAAGGTGACCGGCGTGGCTGTCGAGCCCATCGTCGATGCCCAGCGCAAGGCGGACCTGCTGCGCGAACTGGCCGAGAAGGAAGGCCTGCGCCTGGAGCAGACCATCGCCGTGGGCGATGGCGCCAATGACTTGCCGATGCTGGCGATAGCGGGTCTGGGCGTGGCGTTCCGGGCCAAACCGCTGGTCAAGCAATCGGCCAGGCAGGCGATCTCGACCCTGGGGCTGGATGGGGTGTTGTACCTACTCGGTTTCAGGGATCGCGACGGGCAGCTCTGA
- the parE gene encoding DNA topoisomerase IV subunit B, producing the protein MATPSASSYNADAIEVLSGLDPVRKRPGMYTDTSRPNHLAQEVIDNSVDEALAGHAKSVQVILHADHSLEVSDDGRGMPVDIHPEEGVSGVELILTKLHAGGKFSNKNYQFSGGLHGVGISVVNALSTQVRVRVKRDGNEYQMTFADGYKASELEVVGSVGKRNTGTSVYFAPDPKYFDSPKFSVSRLKHVLKAKAVLCPGLLVSFEDKATGEKVEWHYEDGLRSYLVDAVSGFERLPDGPFCGSLAGNKEAVDWALLWLPEGGESVQESYVNLIPTAQGGTHVNGLRQGLLDAMREFCEFRNLLPRGVKLAPEDVWERIAFVLSMKMQEPQFSGQTKERLSSREAAAFVSGVVKDAFSLWLNANPETGLALAELAISNAGRRLKASKKVERKRITQGPALPGKLADCAGQDPMRSELFLVEGDSAGGSAKQARDKEFQAILPLRGKILNTWEVDGSEVLASQEVHNIAVAIGVDPGAEDMSQLRYGKICILADADSDGLHIATLLCALFVQHFRPLVDAGHVYVAMPPLYRIDLGKEIYYALDEAERDGILDRLVAEKKRGKPQVTRFKGLGEMNPPQLRETTMDPNTRRLVQLTLDDFAATSEMMDMLLAKKRAGDRKSWLESKGDLAEVLA; encoded by the coding sequence ATGGCCACTCCCAGCGCTAGCTCTTATAACGCAGACGCCATCGAAGTCCTCTCGGGCCTCGACCCGGTGCGCAAGCGCCCCGGCATGTACACCGACACCAGTCGGCCGAACCACCTCGCCCAGGAAGTCATCGACAACAGCGTCGACGAAGCCTTGGCCGGGCACGCCAAATCGGTGCAGGTCATCCTGCACGCCGACCATTCGCTGGAAGTCAGCGATGACGGCCGTGGCATGCCGGTGGACATTCACCCTGAAGAAGGGGTGTCGGGTGTCGAGCTGATCCTCACCAAGCTCCATGCGGGCGGTAAGTTCTCCAACAAGAACTACCAGTTCTCCGGCGGTCTGCACGGGGTGGGTATTTCCGTGGTCAACGCCTTGTCGACCCAGGTCCGGGTGCGGGTCAAGCGTGACGGCAACGAATACCAGATGACCTTCGCCGATGGCTACAAGGCCTCCGAGCTGGAAGTGGTCGGCAGTGTCGGCAAGCGCAACACCGGCACCAGCGTGTATTTCGCGCCGGATCCGAAGTATTTCGATTCTCCGAAGTTCTCCGTCAGCCGCCTCAAGCATGTGCTCAAGGCCAAGGCCGTGTTGTGCCCGGGGTTGTTGGTCAGTTTCGAGGACAAGGCCACCGGCGAGAAAGTCGAGTGGCATTACGAAGATGGCCTGCGCTCCTATCTGGTGGACGCGGTCAGTGGTTTTGAACGTCTGCCCGACGGGCCGTTCTGCGGCAGCCTGGCGGGTAACAAGGAAGCGGTGGACTGGGCGCTGTTGTGGTTGCCCGAGGGAGGCGAGAGCGTCCAGGAAAGCTACGTCAACCTGATCCCCACGGCCCAGGGCGGTACCCACGTCAATGGTTTGCGCCAGGGCCTGCTCGATGCGATGCGTGAGTTCTGCGAGTTCCGCAACCTGCTGCCCCGTGGGGTGAAGCTGGCGCCGGAGGATGTGTGGGAGCGCATTGCCTTCGTGCTGTCGATGAAGATGCAGGAGCCACAGTTCTCCGGGCAGACCAAGGAACGCCTGTCGTCCCGTGAAGCAGCGGCGTTCGTGTCCGGTGTGGTCAAGGATGCGTTCAGCCTGTGGCTCAATGCCAACCCGGAAACCGGCCTGGCCCTGGCGGAGCTGGCGATCAGCAATGCCGGCCGTCGTCTCAAGGCCAGCAAGAAGGTCGAGCGCAAGCGCATCACCCAGGGGCCGGCGTTGCCGGGCAAGCTCGCCGATTGTGCCGGGCAGGACCCGATGCGTTCCGAGCTGTTCCTGGTGGAAGGTGACTCCGCCGGTGGTTCGGCCAAGCAGGCGCGGGACAAGGAGTTCCAGGCGATCCTGCCGCTGCGGGGCAAGATCCTCAACACTTGGGAAGTGGACGGCAGCGAAGTGCTGGCCAGCCAGGAAGTGCACAACATCGCCGTGGCCATCGGGGTCGACCCGGGTGCCGAGGACATGAGCCAGCTGCGCTACGGCAAGATCTGCATCCTCGCCGACGCCGACTCCGATGGCCTGCACATCGCAACCTTGCTGTGCGCCTTGTTCGTCCAGCATTTCCGTCCGCTGGTGGACGCCGGTCATGTCTACGTCGCGATGCCGCCGCTGTACCGTATCGACCTGGGCAAGGAAATCTATTACGCCCTGGACGAAGCCGAGCGTGACGGCATCCTTGATCGCCTCGTGGCCGAGAAGAAGCGCGGCAAGCCGCAGGTCACCCGATTCAAGGGCCTGGGCGAGATGAATCCGCCACAGTTGCGCGAAACCACCATGGACCCGAACACCCGTCGCCTGGTACAGCTGACTCTGGACGATTTCGCCGCGACGTCGGAGATGATGGACATGCTGCTGGCGAAGAAACGCGCTGGTGATCGCAAGTCCTGGCTCGAGTCCAAGGGCGACCTGGCCGAGGTGTTGGCCTGA